GTGGCGGTTAATTTGGatgggttttatttaaaaaaaaacctttttgtttAACGGGAAGCTGTTGTGCAGAGTGTAtgcttgtgtgttttgatgCGGATAACTAGATCCATCCGATCCGGAGTGAAAGATCAGGGTAAAACgggtttcgtttggtttggcaAATTGAATTATCCCAAGTGTCTGAAGGGGctgaacccttttttttgctgtttaagCTAATAAATAGTTACgtcttaattaattttttaccTGTGTTTGATAGAAATAGAGGATTGAaactaaaaaatataaatcaataAGATGCTTCAGATGCGGTTTAAGTTGAAGTATGATTTAACATATTACAAAACCATTAGATATTAGAGAGATTAATTGTTAGAGACGAAgtctaatttattttttatcatattcGTTTCAAACTTAACTATTAAAAGTCTATGTTCATTTATTTGTgtgcaataaacaataactCCTCAACCAATAATTCTTCAAcgagttatttatttattatatttttcccTTGAGAATATTCATCCagcgaaaaaaatagaaatccGCTTTTGTCGCCCACCCTTTGTTTTTGGAACCCCAATGCAAGGGACAAAAAATGACTAGAACTCACCCCGAACTGTCAAACTTTTCGTTCCCTTTCGTGGGAAATTAAATAgatataaaaaatcaaacgttAACAGCAATATGCTTCCTGCAAGTGTTTAGTTACGGTGCATGGCGGGAAGATCATGAGTGCACTTCCAAAACCGCCGAGCATCACACCCTTCTTAGCGCGTAGCGAGTGGGACAGACTCTCCTCTCGCTGTGGGAGAAAATGCGTTCGAACAAACATCACAGCAGGGTGAAATGGGCACTCCAGCCTCGGGCAGTTTGGACCGGAGGGTTAGGCTTGTAGTCGGttgttcaccaccaccatcgctgACGGTTGGTGACTTACACGATAGTGAACGAATTAATCCAACAAAGATGACCAGAACACCTATGACGGTGCATCGTAGGCGACCTGGCAGCCAGCATGGGGGCTTTGGCCGGCACCGAGTTCGATTTCGTAACCGCCGGGTTTGCACCCGACATACGCCGCATATGTTGATCGGTTTTATCTAAGCTCCCGTTGCACACACAACCGGGACCATTCATTTCGAAACCTTCACTGGGAAGACCACAGAGTGACCGGATCGTTAGGCTGATGTTTGTGCGATTGGAATGAGCTACAAACCTCGCAGAAAGTGGAAAACTACCCTTCAACTCTACCCGCGGCTGAGGAAAGTGTAGTAAAGGcagttataaaattaaataaaaccactGCACTGGTGCGAATGCAATGCGCGGGAACGGTGAGGCAacaagagagcaaaaaaaaaaaaagaatcactTATTGAAATCGGAATGCATCGCATCGGCACAAACGCAATTGACCTCCCGGTGTTTGGTTAggcggcgcgtcaaaaaaaaaaaacagagaggCCGCACCACAGTTTAGAAGCGAAAGCAACGGACTTGGTAAATATTATATGTTGACTAAATAAATGCACTACACGGCCAGCGCAACAGGATTATTTGCGTGTTATTTTGCATACCTGGTCCTTGTGCATCGGCTCTGGACACACCTTACCGATATGGATCGGTgagaaagatggaaaaaagggGGCATAATTGTGCATTATTAGCATTTGAGCAAATTGAGTTGTTTGCAGTATGATGTTcaggaaatttttaaaatgagcTTAAACTAAATGAAACCCCAACACAAGTTATCACAGctggattaaaaaaaagcactgaGATACATCGACGCCTTCTCTGTGTTGTGTTGATGTTGGATGTCAAGTCTAATGCTGtattttggaaataaaaataaagaaacaaaaatcactgATAAGAGTGGGTTGGGTcagtttgatgtttgtttaaataaaaagtacAACGACAGCAAACTCAACCCCAAGACTCGATTCGCCAGACAGCATAGCGTCTATATTATAGCGTGGTAGATGGGTTTCGCCAAGAAGAACCTTTTTAAAGGGCCCCAAGTTTACATTGCGCTAAAGTAAAGGGAAGGACAATGTCGTTAGTTGTAGCATTCAGCTTGCAGAGATTAAATGGCATTAGCGTCTTGTCATGTGGAACAGAGTTGTGAAATGGCTGGTAAATATTGTtgatcaaaatatttcaatgtttaattttatcgtAGTAACAAATACttattttaattaagtttCATTGAAATCTTATAAGAAATAATGAGTTGATTATAACATGTTTCAAGCATTTTAAAAGGTACGAAGGTATGAAAAGTTGCACTGACTTTCCTCGCATATTTCGCAACTAGATGTCTAAAAATCACAATTAAAGCAATCTACAGTGTGATATGAATCGCTTCTGTGCCTCGTGGACGTCTCCTTCTAGAGGATTTGTTGTGAAagatgcagaaaaaaagcatgcACTTGCTCGTCTGATTACCGCTTGTTCTGCGTGGAGGTGAATTTATAATCTTATTCGTGATCCAAATCTGGATTTTCTTCTCCCCCGGTTCCGGAGTTGGCGTCCGGAACGTGTACGACGGTAAGTAAGCTAATAAATTGAAACCGTACCTTCCCGGCAAGGGGTCACCTTTCTGCGGGATTCACTTTCCGCCCGGTACATGCTCGGCACCACGGTCGGCATGGAGATGGTTAGGCGGGGAGGGACCGTTGTGGTGCGTATGCTTGCAATGTCCACCCTCCATTAATCAGTTCagttttgataattttgtttacacattTTCTGCACACATCCGCGGATTCACACCGCGCCGTAGCGGGACAGGGATGGTTCGCAGAGGTATGGTCGTTATTTAATGCACCGGGTGCGCACTCTGCTGGAAGATGCTGACCTGTTGACGATGACAACGGTTGAAATGGTCACCCAGAAACAGGGCCCGAACCGAGATAAGTTCGGCGCAAGCGCGAGACCGAAGTGCATGATAAACAGGAGTGCAAAAAGTGTAACTGAGCATCGCGGCCGGTGTTGCGGTGTTTGGTGCAGTTTGTCGCCGTGCGGTGCGGGTTTTGTGTCGCCTTTGCGAGCTGCAATATGATCGCCCTAAAAGCGCAAGCTCACTTGACAtcaaaatgcttttaattaattagcGTTTAGGGTAGCCGGTCGGCACTCAACCGTGTGCATGTTGCGGCAGCGCATAGCGGTCGCTTCTGGATTGTGAGCGCGTACGCACGGTGAAGCTCCCGAGCCCAGCAGGGAACGATCGCAATTGAAGGTAGTTCACCCGCGCGCTTTAAACGGAGGTTGTGTGCAGCGAAACTGGATCCAGCAGGGTGATACGGTGCGGTTGGCAGTTGGGGCCCTTATGGAGTTTTGTTGGTAGCCGTCAGCCGGCATCGCACCAGCTCCAGGTGTCTGGAAGGTGCGGTCGCGTAATCCATTTATCACGCCTTCCCAAGTTCCCGGTACCTAAAGAGAGGTAACGCTGATAGTGCTAGACCCCGGGCGGGTCCCTTTTGGAAGGAACGCTTTTATCCGGAACCGGTTTTTTCCGCGCGCTATAGAGGCCCTCAGGGGAGGGAGCATTGACGGAACAGCTTCGATCACCTTCGAATGTGATGGATCGATCGGGAATACTGTTATCTTCCAATACCAGGCGGTCAAACGATCTAGTAGAAGTAGCAATGTTCTATCAGTTCTTTTAAGAATTCTGGCTGCGGAGGCCCTCACCAACATCTTAAGGCCATCTTTCTCATGGTTAATTGATCAATTAGAAGCAAATGGAACCGTCCCGTTTGAACGGTCTCAACGTCGAGTCTCAGGGACACTGATCCCACCTTCGAACGATCGTTGACACTGATCTGCTTGGGAGAACACAGCATTCCACTTGTTCGCGGTTAGCACCCCAAGAAGAATTCATAAGCTGGAGGTGTTTGAAGTaggagaagaataaaaacagaaaatgtaTCGAATATGAGTCATCGAACGGGTGGAAATCTGCTGTCCGCCAACTTGTTTCCATGCTACGACTTAAATGCAGGTGAAATTTTAGAGCACGCTATTTCGGTGTGGAATTGGCAGACACTTTGCTAATCCAATTTAAAGATGTCGGGAGAGGCAGGTTTCTTACAATGAAAGCAGgcacaaaaaaggggaaaaaatcaaGTGGAAAGATTAATCTCCACTTTTAACAAAATGACTGTTCTAACAGAGTAACTGACCATctctggtgttttttttaaggtttcACGATTTATTCTTCTACAAGATTCCGATCAAAATCGAATAAGATGACCAACATTTGAGGGGTAGATTAGCAATGGAGGGAATCAGATCGATATAATTAAGATCGTGACCTGTCATCGCGAGAAATATTCCAATCAAATTCCTTCAGAAATTAAAGAAATCGCTTTCGAACCCGCGTTCCGTCCACGGAGGGGTCGTGGTCGAGAGCTGCCACAGAAACAAACTTTCCCAGGACGCTGAAACTGTCCGGCTCATCTGGTCTGGTTTGCGCATCGATTAATCTTGGTGTGAACGGTGCCTTTCGGGGGGCGAAAGGACTTGAAAGAAATACGGTACATATGCGACCTCCTAGGTATCGCTTACGTCTATCGGGCTGCCGAACGCTCCCAGGGAGGGCTTTGCCAACCGCGACAGTTCCCAGCGAGTGATTTACTTTCAAGTGGTTGTTTTTCGGTGAAGCGCTAGGTGGACGAAACGTGccgagagttttttttccgttggaCACCGATCCGGATGACGATTATGATGATCAATTATGCAAAATGCGACTGATCGCGGGATCAAGTTTGTTGGAGGATTGGAAGTGTACTGCAACTGTTTCTGCAGATTAGTGTCAGGCGTGTtgagcgtgtttttttttacgggaAGAATTTGGTGCGCATGGAATGTTTGTGCAGTGCAGGTCTTTGACGTGCGTGTTCGTGTCGTGGGAAATTAAAGGTAAGAATAAATCGACAGTAACCTGGTTTGTTTCCAAACGACGAAACAGGAAATAAAGACTTGCGTTTTTTATTGGAATATTCTTTTGGATACAaaacgcctgaatgtatgcaaatatCACATAATGGATCACTATATCTGGAAGCTACAACCATTATAggtagtttttattttacattactcagcaaaataaaaagattatTGGTCAATATCATGAATATcataggaaaataataaaaataatagttattttctttacattatACCTGAAAAGCGTTACCTTTAAGGTTTTTAGCAACAAACTGGAAGTCAAATATCCACAAATGCTCCAAAGCATAGATCCTTCCTggaattcaaaacaaattccGCTCCAACTTCAAACTGTCGCTGTACCGGTCGCCGGCCGATACCTCGGCGCTACGCGTGGTCACGAACGCgatcataaatcaaatttgCCAGCGACATAATCTCGACCAGGTACTGGCAAGTCGCGTGTAGTCGCGTTAGTCATATATTTGTTTACTAATTAAATACCTCCTCCATGCAGAGCGAGGGCTAGAAGGATAGCGGAACCCGCAGGCAGATTGTAGCAATGTTACACCCGACAAGCGGGCAGATAGCGGCAACCGCACCGATTAGGCTCGATTTGCCCGCGACGGACAAGTAAAtcgacgaagaagaaaaaaaaaacccgcactCCCTATCATGGCTAATCAATTGACACATTTGAAATCGGCAAGCAGATAGCTAATTTATACCACACATATTTATCATTGGGGCGCACGCAATTAGATCATGTGCGTTGATCGGGCACCCGCGGGGCATTCGTGGAGATAGACGTATGTGTGCTAATGTCGTGCAAAGGTTGACCGCTTGGGGAGGTCTTCACACTATCGATCGATAGGCGCACTGTTACCGTACCCCGTTTTGCCAGACATTGACCACACCCCGTGCGGAAGTGATCGGAAGCGAAAAGCCAACACAGCTCTTTGATGGCTTATCGTCACCCATGTTGTTGGCCAATAACCTCGCGATGGTAGTTGGGCGCGGTCAAGACACAGCCCGCGGACTGTACATTACGGCACGCGTCTGGGTGATAATTAAATCGACTTAAATTTCGTCCCCCTAGGGAACACGTGGCCCGTCTGTTGGAGGGAAAGAACTCTCGATAGAacagtgtgtgtttatgtgtgtttttttcagcTGACTCACTGGGTGGTGCGATGGAAGACGCCACTGCTAGACTCATGGGAGCCATAAAAACGGTTCCGGGGCAAGCTTTGGGAGTTCGATTCAGATAATGAGCAAGCGGTTGACTTCTTCCAAACGTAAGAATGAAGCAATTGGACACGTTTTGTATAATGCTGATCGTATCTTGTTGTAAATCAATATATTTTCCCACCGAATACCCCAACCCAACGACTAATGAGAACATGACACGCTCTAGAAGTGAACGGTAGTGTTTAGATTCTTCATTTCCTCCCTAACCTTCTCCGGACCTTCGTACACTTTTCCTCGCAGCAGATAAGCGTAGTCCGCAGAACGAAGTTCGTGGAAATCGAACGCCTTCTTGAAGTCTTCCTTAAGGGAACTGTTAACCAGGCAGGAGTAATAGTCGTACGCGTCACTTCCCCGGCAGCTGGCCAACACTGATCGGACCTCGGGTTCCAGTTCGCTCTTGTTGATCAGATTAAAATCACGCACGATCTCATCAACCTGCATGTCGAGAAAACTCTCACTGAATACTTTTGCATAGTTCACAACTTTAACCACATTTACCTTCAATCCATTGTCATCCATATAGCGCAATCCACGGAAAATGCAATCGATCGCTTTCTTCAGTTCCGGACTGCCAGTTAGTACGTAATTGCGGGCCTTCTTCATGTCAGACTTTTTTCTACCATTCCATGCGCGTTTTTCACAGTACGCATGGTACGATTCACctttttgcttgatttgaGGCATTGCGGCGTAAATTCTAGCGGCACCGTCAACCGTACCGTGGTACAGTTTACGGGAAAGATCCACGAATCGGTTGTGTACCGGTAGATATGCATTGTACAGATCGACACAGTTACGACACAGATACGCAGAGACTTCCCTTGAGCTGGCCTGGTTAAGGGATTTGTATGCGTTGTGCTGGACAGGAATCCTCTCGGACTGGTGAGAAGGAAATGATTTGAGCAGTCTGTTGAACGAATGTCTTCAACTTCACCATACCTTAAATGCGTTTTCCTTCTCGTCGTAGATTTGC
This Anopheles marshallii chromosome 3, idAnoMarsDA_429_01, whole genome shotgun sequence DNA region includes the following protein-coding sequences:
- the LOC128715937 gene encoding 37 kDa salivary gland allergen Aed a 2-like, with the translated sequence MIITAVLFSFLAHLHVQAAQPWKAFDPEQSLYVYKRCYEDHLPSGSNRKTYLASWNAWKLEPNDAITQCYAKCVLIGLQIYDEKENAFKSERIPVQHNAYKSLNQASSREVSAYLCRNCVDLYNAYLPVHNRFVDLSRKLYHGTVDGAARIYAAMPQIKQKGESYHAYCEKRAWNGRKKSDMKKARNYVLTGSPELKKAIDCIFRGLRYMDDNGLKVDEIVRDFNLINKSELEPEVRSVLASCRGSDAYDYYSCLVNSSLKEDFKKAFDFHELRSADYAYLLRGKVYEGPEKVREEMKNLNTTVHF